From the Ilumatobacteraceae bacterium genome, the window GGCGCTGCGGGGATCGCCAGCAAACTCGAAGGGTTCGCCAACGTGATCTTCGGGGTCGAGATCGATGCTGGGGCTCCCCGGTGCACCCGGCACCGGCCAACTCAGAGGAGCAGGGATGCGAACCATCACCCCGCGACGCATGTCGGCGACAATCGCCGCCGTCGCAGCGATCGCACTCGCCGGATGCGGCGGATCGGACAGCGACAGCGCGGCGGACGGCGCCGAACCGGTCGCCGACACCGGCGAGCTCGTCATCGACGAGAGCGCCGCCGGTGCCACAGCACCCGCCGAGACGCCGGTGGCCGAGCCCGCAGGCGACGCCGACGGTTCGCCCGACGGACCCGCCGACGACGGTACGGCAGCAACGGGCGAGTCGACGGACGAGGAGAAGGCACTCGCATTCGCCGAGTGCATGCGCGATGAAGGCGTCGACTGGCCGGATCCGAGCACGAGTGCGGACGGCAGCGTCGACCTGCTCGGGGGACAGACCTTGGCCCAGGTGGCCGGATCGTCGCCCGAAGCGACCCAGGCCGCGGCCGATGTGTGCACACCGCTGATCGAAGGTGCCAGCTTCCTGCCGGGCGGCGGTTCCGGCACGTTCGACGCCGAGACTCAGGACGCGTTCGTCGAGTTCGCCGAGTGCTTGCGTGACGAGGGCCTCGAAGTGAGCGATCCCGACTTCTCGAGCGGCGGGAACCCCCTGGTTGGTCTGTTCGGTCCCGGCTTCGACCCGAACGACCTGGACAACGCCGCGGCGATCGACGCTTGCAGCGGCATCTTCGCCGGCACGCCGATCGGCGATGCGGCCGGAACAGGGAGCTGACCACGATGCCGATCATCATCGACCCCCACCACGACGGTGCGACGCTCGACGACGCACGCCCTGCCACCGAGCCGATCGAGTCCCCATCGGCTCCGGGCGGCAACGGTGCGGCCGTGACACCGTCGACCACGGTCGAGCCGGCGCCACGCGCCGGCCGACGCCGCTGGCCCTACGTCGCAGCTGGCATCGGACTCGTCGCGGCCGGTGCCGCGGCCATCGTCAGCCGGAGCGACGACACCACCACGGAATCGGTCGACGACACCTCCGTGGAGGTGCGGACCGTCTCGGCCGAGGTGCGCGACCTCGTCGAGTACACGAATCTCGACGGCCGCATGGTCTACGCCGACACGACCGTCGTCACCTCCCCCGCCGACGGCGTCGTGACCGGCGTGATCATCGCCGGTGAGATCGTCGCACGCGGCACCGAGGTGTACGAGGTCAACGGCACGCCCGTCGTCGCCTTCGTCGGCGACACCCCGATGTACCGGCCGCTCGCCGAAGAGGCCACCGGTGACGACGTCGAGATGGTCGAGGCCAACCTGGCAGCACTCGGCTACCACACGCTCGACGACGACGAGGGAGACCCCACCGACACCGGCTTCGTCGTGGACGGGGTGTGGGACGACGCCACGACCGACGCCGTGATCCGCTGGCAGGAAGACCTCGATGTTCCCGCCACCGGCGAGATCGCGACGACGGATGTCGTGGTGATCGACGGCACCGCCGCAGTCACGGACGTGATGGTCGAGGTCGGCGACCGCGTTTCGGCCAACTCACCCATCGTCGAGCTCAACGTCCAGTCCACGATCGGGACCCGGCACGTCGAGCACTTCGGCGAGATCGATGTCCTCGTCTCCAACGGCGACACGATCGAGAACGGCGACGTGTTCTACACGGTCGACGGCACCCCGATCACGGCGATCGTGGCGCCCGACGGCATCAATCGCGAGCTCCGCGACGGCGTCGACGACGGCGAGGACGTCCTGGCGCTCGAGCAGATGCTGGTGTCCCTCGGCTACGACGCCGATGGCGATCTCGACGTGGACGACGAGTTCGACGACGCCACCACACGAGCCGTCACCGACTGGCAGGCGGATCTCCAGAACCTCGACGAGGACCTGGACGCGGACGGCCGCGTCGACCCGAGCGACCTCTACGTCATCGACGATGGCGAAGTGGTCGGCGCGCTCGCCGCAACCGACGGAGCGGTCCTCGCTTCGGGGTCCGAGCTGTGGTCCACGGAGCGAGCCGGATCCACTCGGAAGATCGAGACGGCGATCGCCGTCTCGGACCAGGACCGGATGGCGATCGGCGACACCGTCGACGTCGAGTTC encodes:
- a CDS encoding peptidoglycan-binding domain-containing protein — protein: MPIIIDPHHDGATLDDARPATEPIESPSAPGGNGAAVTPSTTVEPAPRAGRRRWPYVAAGIGLVAAGAAAIVSRSDDTTTESVDDTSVEVRTVSAEVRDLVEYTNLDGRMVYADTTVVTSPADGVVTGVIIAGEIVARGTEVYEVNGTPVVAFVGDTPMYRPLAEEATGDDVEMVEANLAALGYHTLDDDEGDPTDTGFVVDGVWDDATTDAVIRWQEDLDVPATGEIATTDVVVIDGTAAVTDVMVEVGDRVSANSPIVELNVQSTIGTRHVEHFGEIDVLVSNGDTIENGDVFYTVDGTPITAIVAPDGINRELRDGVDDGEDVLALEQMLVSLGYDADGDLDVDDEFDDATTRAVTDWQADLQNLDEDLDADGRVDPSDLYVIDDGEVVGALAATDGAVLASGSELWSTERAGSTRKIETAIAVSDQDRMAIGDTVDVEFPDGEVVQGTVTEIATSSTVDPMDPDAEAMLAVELSIDTVPESASDLNELDVEVKLVDELSAGATVVPVSALVARGDGTFEVEALTTTGTTFVPVDPGMFSDGVVAVEGIAPGTQVVVP